DNA sequence from the Pithys albifrons albifrons isolate INPA30051 chromosome 24, PitAlb_v1, whole genome shotgun sequence genome:
CATCCCAAGCTGacactgctctgcccctgccaggtCATGGGTAAAGTGCCAACGATTTCCATCAACAAGACCGACGGTTGCCACGTGTACCTGAGCCAGAGCTCCCTGGACTGCGAGATCGTCAGTGCCAAGTCGTCAGAGATGAACGTCCTCATCCCCACAGAGGGCGGGGACTTTGTGAGTGGCTGTTGGGACATCCttggggagctctgcagggggttccaggggctgcagcatctgtatcctgagccctgcagggagtaTCAGTTACAGTGAGGTGTGGAGGGACAGTTTCTAGAGCTGGGTGGTTGTGGATGATGATCAGCCAATCCAGTTGTCTGTGTATAAGATTCCTGCTGGTTTGTgagagctgctccttcctcaggaTCTCCTGGGGGCAGAACCAGCAGCGATGGTGGTACAGGAAGGGACACAGTACATATCTAAGAAAAGAAATGCCTAAAGCAGTGGGAGTAGTTCCTAGTCTTAGTCTTAAACTGATTTTTGGTCTGTTTTTACCCTGCAGACTGAattccctgtcccagaacagttCAAGACAGTGTGGAACGGTCAGAAGTTGGTCACCACTGTGACGGAAATCGCTGGCTAAGCTGAAAGCTCCAAGGCTCATGCCctcccctggccctgctgtgggaCAAATCTGCTTTCAGATGATTCTCTTAGATTTCTTGTACCTTTCTGCTCTCAAACTGCTTCTCTTCTACCCGAGAGACACAGCTACCTGCCGTCACTGGAATTCCTCTGCCCGGGGTCTGGGGTAGGTGGCGGGTGAGTTCTTGTCCACATCTCTTAGCAGGAAggtgtattttctctccccttgtCCAATCTAACTGCACCAATTGATGAGAGTGAACTCCTCAGCCAGTCCTGGCAGTTGGCTTTCAGAGTGTTGTTcggtttttttgtattttgccTTTAAGCAAACTGTTCATGTGAGAGGAATGTTGTCCCCTTTTTAACGAGTAACGGTGTCTGTTGGAGTCCACAGTACCCAGTTGCTGTGGCAGATGTCTTGAGAAGGTCCTGGAAGCTGCTGATTCCAGCTCAATGTACCAGTTGGTGGCATTACAGGATGTGGGAATGGTTTGTCGGACCAAAGGGCCATAGCATTCCACCCCAGTTCCTCTTCCATCATTCCTACTAGCTCAGTGTATTTCTGATTGTGCCATGACAGGAGGCTTTAATTACCCAGTGCCACAGGAAGGCTGCAGTGGTGTACCCCTGCTTACCTGGCAGCCTGGCTGGTACCTTGGAGCTGAGCACCTCCCATTCCATGAGCCCTCCACCTTCACAAGGGAACCTTTGCCCCAGGGCTTCCTTCCTGGAGCAGCTGAACTGGAGCAGCTGGAAGTTCAGCCTTCCAGGATGGTTCTTCTGAGCCTGTCCCCTTCCCCAGGGGAAGGGCCTCCTGCATTCCAGGTCAGTAGTGCAGTGTTGTAAATACCCGAgttggatcaagtcaggtcaTCACTCTCTCCCTCATCTGCAAACACTCCCCATAAAGTGAATCCTGCCCCTTTCCCCCCGTTGCTTGGCTCTTTTTTTTGGTGGAAGCTCATGGCCTCTGTCCCAGGGCCCTGGGGCAGAGAGGTGATCACACAGTACTGTACTGGCCCACCAAGGGAGCTGCACGTGCTTTGACCTTCATTTTTCCAACGCCTCGGGTGGCATAAGCAAATCTTAAATGCATTTCCTCTGTAAAGTGTCAATGTTCCCTTCCTCTAGTacaaaactcacaaaaaaatatgcaaattttttattttgaaactgtCCTGTGACTTGTACTCGTCTTCTCCTGAGGCTTGTGAAAAAACCTTTCTTATGTACTTAAGATTATACAGAAAATAGAATAAAGTTAATGCCAACTTGCTCATTACTGTGGCTCTTGTCTCGTTTGGGGGCCCACGGGAGCTCAGGTAGGACAGGATGCCCCTCTACCTTGTTTTCCTCAATTCCTTTGAATAGTTTTCCATGGGGAAGCACAGACCTTCCTCAACTCCTCTCAAATCAGTGTCAGTAATTGTCAAATCTCACCTTTTTTAGTTGTTAGATGTAAAGTTCTTTATTGATTTCAGTTGTACAAAAGTGCATCAAACAAGCCATTAGTTGAAAACGGTTCAAGCTGTTACTACCTGCTGAATCCCAAACCCTCCTTTTTCCCCAGAAACACCTAAATTTGGCCCTTTTCCCCACCTTGAAGGACAGGCTGTAATTCAATTCCCCTGCACACAGCCATGTAAGTCTTGCTGATCCCTGCACGAGTGATCTGGGTTAATTCTGCCATTGTGTGCTGCGAGGAACAGGGGATGGAGGACAaacctctggcacagctgctcctttgccaccccccagggaccagtTTGGCCCCAGCTCTGAGCAGACTGACCAGGCCCTGTGCAGGATGGAGTGTGTCAGAGTCAGTGCAAGGCTCAGGCCCCCCCTGTGGGAGTGGAATTACATCCAGACAAATCCTGGTCTCTTggtgctgtggagctgctgagctAAACcccctcttccccttccccacatCCCCACAGGCTTGGACACACAAAGTGCTATTGCATTAACTACAGCAGTAAACCCTCCCCAGGGCCCACAGGAGCTTCactggaggaaggggaggatCGTGGTGTCAAACCACTCCTCTGAGAAGTGCAGGTGATCCCCTTTCACCCCCAGGAACACCAATTTCCCAGCTTTGtccatctcctgcagccccaggcgATCCTGTGGAGAGAAGTACCACGTTCCACCTCTGCTCTTCAAACCATCTCctcagggaggagaaaaaggaatttaaaaggCTTTAAACAGCAGATATTGTTAAACACACACTGAAGGGGATCCTGAGCTGGGTggcattcccagtgccagaaCTGGCTGGAGAGGAATTCCATCCTGAACAGTTACTGCAATGGGAGGCAATGCCCCCAGGAATGGCAGATGGtgagaggagcagagctggggggttGGAGCTCCCAGAGGCCCCAGGGACACCAAGGAGTGCAAAGAGGAGAAGGCCCCCAGCACGTACCTCCTTGTACAGCGCGGTCTCCTGCAGCGGGATGGTCTCCTTGGCTTGGCCACTCTTgtaaaacccaaaccactgcaGGATAAAACAAGGGAATGGCTGCTGAAGGGCTCCCTGGAGCCAAGCaggcttccagcagcttctgcaggaCACCACGTGTGCCAGGCCTGTGCTTGTGCCCAGCCTGCTCCTCACCAACCTCCAGTTCTGCCACCAAAAGCCAAAGCAGAAACGAGCCCCAAgagagcagccagaagcagctcctgccctgccttcctCACCTCAGAGATCGGAGGGTCCACCATGGTATCGTTGAGGAATTTCACCATCACAAACTTCTTCAGGGCCATCAGGTTTTTCTTGTAGGTCTCGTTGATGCCCTGGATTGGAAGCAAGAGAACAGATCCAGCCACAGGAAAGCCCAGAGACAGGTCAGGGAAACTGCTCcaacctgccctgcccctgcaggggAAGGCCTGGACTGCCCCAGCCTCCAGGGTGGGATGTGCCCCGTGTCACCAATCCTGTGGCATTTGGTTCCTCTCCAGGCTGTGGAGAGGGGATGGGACtttcctgccttcctggggagggagaggcCACTGGAAGGTGGTCTGAGCACGTGGCATGTCTACACCAACCCCTCCAGAGGAGCTCAGtgatgcaggagctgctctgccacagaCAAACCTCACTCATCATTCTACCAGCAAAAGGACTTTGGGATTCAGGGCAAAAAATTCCCTTGGaactccagcagagctgctgccaaggAGAACCAACATGAATGAAGTCACTGCTAAAGCTTTTGCTGTCCTGGTCacatcatcatcctcatcctcaccctCTCCTGGTTGATGTCAGCCAAAAAGATGCTGTTTTTCCTGTAGTCCTCCTCCTTCAGTGGGTCGTGCCAATACTCTGCCTGGACCAagctggagaggagagaaagccaAGATCAGACTGGagagccagagctgccccctGGCAGCTGAGGAGTTACTCACTGCTCCTGAACAGCTTGTGTGTAGGCTCCCAGGTCCAGGGTCTTCCGGATCCAGTCACAGAGGTGGGAGCTCTCCCCAGGACAGCGGGGGAAGCCGTACACgcctggggagggagaggtgggacAGCTCAGGGAGCCAGAATGAAATCCCTTAATCCCTCTGATGGGTGAAGAACCACCTCTTaggcagcaggagcaagaaTTACCCAGGGAATCAGGCAGCCTTTAATCCTGCAATCCCATCAGacagccctcctgccccaggcactGTGGCAAAGAGAATGGATGGGGAGTGCTGAACACTGGCCAGGTCACCTGGGCTGTTCCCAGGATGGTTCCCTACAAGTCCTCCCATTACACTACAAAGAAATGCACTCAAACCATTAACTTCTCAGGGGAGAGCATTTGAAATTCATTGCCAGCCACTCTTAACTGTGCACCTCTTAAATTCCATTTCATACCTCCCCTTCCTTGAGGCTTTGGCCTTCCAGATTCTGACTGTAAAATACCCCTGTGATCCAGGTGGTTGAGGTTCACAAGGGCTTTGATCTGtagaaatttttcctgaaataactAATCCCAAGTGCTCCCAAGACACGTAAGAATTGGACCCAGACAATGAGTCATCTATTTACAAAGGTCTCTTCTCTCTGCCAGTGAAGCAAGACCAAGACAGAAGATAATACAGTTGACTGACACTGATGACAGGGCCAAAGCAGATCACCCCATTCAGACAAGAGCAAAGGGACAGTTTGATTCATAAGAAAATGATCAGAGTTTAGGAAAAGGCTGAAAACAAATCATTCCTCCTGCCAAGAGGAGCCCCCCACCCTTCCTGGTGGCCAGGAGGTGTGGCAGCTGAAGAGGACACTACCTTGGTGCTGTCCCCCGATGGAGATCAGGCTGAGCATGGGAGGAGAAGGGCACCTCTGGGCCACGGCCctcctggggaaggggaagggctgagctcagcacgccctgcccagccctggcccaggcAGAGCTCACATGCCAAGGCCACAGAGCCACAGGCGCTGCCTCTGCGTGGGCCTGGGCACTTGAGCAACGTCTGCAGAGAGAGTTAAccctgctgggagggcagggctgcaggagcctggcactggtgcttgctcagcacctgccccagagcagcccccggggctgggcaggggcactcACAGGAACTGGGCTCCCTGGGAGAAGCCCATGGCGTTGTAGCCGCCGCTCAGGCGCGGGTCGGTGGCGAGCTGGTGGCAGACCTGGCGCACCTGGGCGTTGGCATTCAGGAAGAAGCTGTTCTCCACATCCTGGGAATGGCACAGGAACACTGTCAGCTGcaccctgccagtgcctggtgCCGTCTGAGACGCTGCACACACATCACTGACAGCTCTGGCCTTGAAAGAGGACCTGGCCTTGCACAGTGACAGAACTGAAACTCCAGTTTGACACCTCCCTGCACCACATCCTTGTTCCTCCTCTGGCCAACCTGCCCTGTGACACTTCCCCAAACTTCTTCACAATTTGGGTCCCTTCAAATCTTGTATGTATCTGCATATTtagatatataaaattaaatgtatagatatatttaaaaaatcaaactttaCCCATGTTCTCCAGAGCCCAGGAAACTCCAGACATTGCCCATTACCCTGAGAGGTGATTTAAAGAACTTCCACTGGGCTACATAGAACTCTCAGAACCCACAAAGGTGCAGAAGCTGATTGATTCCACCGAAGTGGATAAACAGTTGGAAATCAGGGATGGCAGAGCTTTATCCCACATCTGCCACGTGTATTACCTGCAGTGGTCAGAGTGTGCTAATCAGTGGATTTGCATATTAATCCAATTTAGAGCAGGGATTTGGCTTCCCCCAGTTCTTTTCTGCAGGTATTAGCTGGACTTTACTGGGTTCTACCTGTCAAAGCTGGTTACTGCACTGAGAAGGAACAACCAGCAGGGAAAGCCCCCACGAATCCCGCGGAATCCTgttggtgccagcagtgcccgCAGCGCCTCggagccctccctgcccgccGCACCGGGAGCCCCGGGGTACCTGGACCAGGCTGTTTCCGATCTTGAGCGACAGCACGTAAATGCCCGGGATGTTTTTCTGCACCAGCTTCTGCACGTAGCCCATGCTCAGCGGGTTGCAGCAGCTGTCACCTGGCGGGGAGCGCCGGGACGCACCGTCAGCTCCGCGAACTCCCCGCGGGCACCGGCGGAGCGGGGTCAGCACGGCCCGGCCCCCGAGGGCACCGGCGGAGCGGGGTCAGCACGGCCCG
Encoded proteins:
- the PPT1 gene encoding palmitoyl-protein thioesterase 1, translating into MWPVKMAALRAAVPPLLLLLLGLCPRPAAAAAPLVIWHGMGDSCCNPLSMGYVQKLVQKNIPGIYVLSLKIGNSLVQDVENSFFLNANAQVRQVCHQLATDPRLSGGYNAMGFSQGAQFLRAVAQRCPSPPMLSLISIGGQHQGVYGFPRCPGESSHLCDWIRKTLDLGAYTQAVQEHLVQAEYWHDPLKEEDYRKNSIFLADINQERGINETYKKNLMALKKFVMVKFLNDTMVDPPISEWFGFYKSGQAKETIPLQETALYKEDRLGLQEMDKAGKLVFLGVKGDHLHFSEEWFDTTILPFLQ